Proteins encoded by one window of Arachis ipaensis cultivar K30076 chromosome B04, Araip1.1, whole genome shotgun sequence:
- the LOC107639774 gene encoding uncharacterized protein LOC107639774 isoform X6, translating into MSVTNENMVDTTSIFLKDTSTNGTYLNWEKLKKNGPAVKVFHGDIISFAAPPQHDLTFSFVYREVLLSSPMPDNAAAKRKAERCAFESKRLKGLGIGAPEGPISLDDFRSLQRSNTELRKQLENQVVLIDTLRNDNRVAADRHESELQSAKKSVAKCYLDQLKELQQSVDLKYKELGDVNRVTAEQKHAIEDLNERLSASMQSCAEANAIISSQKVNIAELKEQLDDERTQRKDEREKATTDLKAAVFRAQSEAQEELRRHTDAALRRERELHETINKLQESERERCLLVETLRSKLEDTRQKMVVSDNKVRQLETELHEEKLTTANQTKKIEELEEETRRLSKDLESEKQAAREEAWAKVSILELEINAAMRDLDFERRRLRGARERLMLRETQLRAFYSTTEEIQVLFAKQQEQLKAMQRTLEDEENYENTSVDMDGVIGGTPGREGEVAGYHSKNTAKAGSTASTQKRNRDQVETSSNEASVTEKHDCEVRSQECHNTQEFTSADHDHDVRGGFGSDIDGAAAMMDGVVGGTGCVLGTESPSNYGIKHVDLNKSGPLDGDTMQCDDDVNVQETEEQAHDNRVSHPLQLHDPTDTEKVIEDTEVGGTIRTADLLTSEVAGSWACSTAPSVHGDNESPSRDNNEGCGPLHDSNIVVAESQNTDDAAAKRNERQALRDMIGIVAPDLREKFGGSAYNCGEKQEKDGSSTDSDTQSCSNSGNEGRINAEGGAMSDEETQCCDHVEENEKQDDAMDEGDDEATQED; encoded by the exons ATGTCGGTTACAAACGAAAATATGGTGGACACAACATCAATTTTCTTGAAAGATACAAG CACAAATGGAACTTACCTTAACTGGGAGAAGTTAAAAAAGAATGGTCCTGCTGTCAAAGTTTTCCATGGTGATATTATATCGTTTGCTGCTCCTCCTCAGCACG ATCTTACATTTTCTTTTGTATATCGAGAGGTGCTTTTGTCCTCCCCCATGCCAGATAATGCAGCTGCTAAGCGAAAAGCAG AGCGTTGTGCCTTTGAAAGCAAGAGATTGAAAGGCTTAGGCATTGGTGCCCCCGAAGGTCCCATTTCTCTTGATGATTTTCGAAGCCTTCAAAGATCAAACACA GAGCTGAGGAAGCAGTTGGAGAATCAGGTGGTATTAATTGATACTTTGCGTAATGACAACCGTGTTGCTGCTGATCGTCATGAAAGT GAATTACAATCAGCCAAGAAGTCTGTTGCAAAATGTTACCTTGATCAATTAAAAGAATTACAACAGAGTGTAGATCTAAAATACAAGGAACTAGGTGATGTTAATAGAGTAACTGCTGAACAGAAACATGCCATCGAAGACCTCAATGAAAGGCTGAGTGCTTCTATGCAGTCATGTGCTGAAGCAAATGCTATAATAAGTAG TCAGAAAGTAAATATAGCTGAACTCAAGGAACAATTAGATGACGAGCGGACTCAGCGAAAAGATGAGCGGGAAAAGGCCACAACTGATCTAAAGGCTGCTGTTTTTAGAGCCCAGTCTGAGGCTCAAGAGGAATTAAGACGACACACTGATGCTGCcttaagaagagaaagagaactaCATGAAACAATAAATAAGCTTCAG GAGTCAGAGAGAGAAAGGTGTTTGCTAGTTGAAACCTTGAGGTCCAAACTG GAGGATACTAGGCAAAAGATGGTTGTGTCTGATAATAAGGTTCGCCAGTTGGAAACTGAATTGCATGAGGAGAAGCTGACCACTGCAAATCAAACAAAG AAAATAGAAGAACTTGAAGAGGAAACAAGAAGATTAAGCAAAGACCTTGAGAGTGAAAAG CAGGCAGCTCGAGAAGAAGCATGGGCTAAAGTTTCTATTCTTGAGCTTGAGATAAATGCCGCAATGCGGGATCTAGATTTTGAGAGGAGGAGGTTAAGAGGTGCCAGGGAAAGACTTATGCTTCG GGAAACACAACTAAGGGCATTTTATTCCACTACTGAGGAGATACAAGTACTCTTTGCTAAGCAACAGGAGCAATTAAAGGCTATGCAAAGAACTCTTGAAGACGAAGAGAATTACGAGAATACTTCTGTAGATATGGATGGAGTTATCGGTGGAACCCCTGGAAGAGAGGGAGAAGTTGCAGGATACCATAGCAAAAATACTGCAAAGGCAGGCTCAACTGCATCTACACAGAAGCGCAACAGAGATCAAGTAGAAACCTCAAGCAATGAAGCTAGTGTCACTGAGAAGCATGACTGTGAGGTAAGAAGTCAAGAATGCCATAATACACAAGAGTTCACCAGTGCAGATCATGACCATGATGTAAGAGGTGGCTTTGGTTCTGATATTGATGGTGCTGCAGCTATGATGGATGGAGTTGTTGGCGGTACTGGGTGTGTTCTGGGAACTGAAAGTCCTTCAAATTATGGCATAAAGCATGTTGATTTAAATAAATCTGGTCCTCTAGATGGGGACACTATGCAGTGTGATGATGATGTAAATGTACAAGAAACTGAGGAGCAAGCCCATGATAATCGTGTTTCGCATCCGTTGCAATTACATGATCCTACAGACACTGAAAAAGTTATTGAGGATACCGAAGTTGGAGGCACAATCAGAACAGCAGACCTTTTAACATCCGAAGTTGCTGGCAGCTGGGCTTGCAGTACAGCCCCTTCTGTGCATGGAGACAATGAATCTCCAAGCAGAGACAATAACGAAGGTTGTGGCCCATTGCATGATTCAAATATTGTGGTGGCTGAGAGTCAGAACACCGATGATGCTGCCGCTAAACGGAATGAGCGGCAAGCACTCCGGGATATGATTGGCATTGTTGCTCCTGATTTGAGGGAGAAGTTTGGAGGTTCTGCATATAATTGTGGTGAAAAGCAAGAGAAAGATGGCAGTTCAACTGACTCGGACACGCAGAGTTGTAGCAACAGTGGCAATGAAGGTAGAATCAATGCAGAGGGTGGAGCTATGTCTGATGAAGAAACTCAATGTTGTGACCAtgttgaagagaatgaaaagcaGGATGATGCCATGGATGAAGGTGATGATGAAGCTACTCAAGAAGATTGA
- the LOC107639774 gene encoding uncharacterized protein LOC107639774 isoform X2 — translation MSMAVENEKSESPITKALKLLPPPAGNENSPQKQASSPTARDRIVSVASNIASQPLHFSDPQVWGVLTAISNNARKRLQGINILLTANEHCIGRLVDDVRFQIDSNNISANHCRIYRMSVTNENMVDTTSIFLKDTSTNGTYLNWEKLKKNGPAVKVFHGDIISFAAPPQHDLTFSFVYREVLLSSPMPDNAAAKRKAERCAFESKRLKGLGIGAPEGPISLDDFRSLQRSNTELRKQLENQVVLIDTLRNDNRVAADRHESELQSAKKSVAKCYLDQLKELQQSVDLKYKELGDVNRVTAEQKHAIEDLNERLSASMQSCAEANAIISSQKVNIAELKEQLDDERTQRKDEREKATTDLKAAVFRAQSEAQEELRRHTDAALRRERELHETINKLQESERERCLLVETLRSKLEDTRQKMVVSDNKVRQLETELHEEKLTTANQTKKIEELEEETRRLSKDLESEKAAREEAWAKVSILELEINAAMRDLDFERRRLRGARERLMLRETQLRAFYSTTEEIQVLFAKQQEQLKAMQRTLEDEENYENTSVDMDGVIGGTPGREGEVAGYHSKNTAKAGSTASTQKRNRDQVETSSNEASVTEKHDCEVRSQECHNTQEFTSADHDHDVRGGFGSDIDGAAAMMDGVVGGTGCVLGTESPSNYGIKHVDLNKSGPLDGDTMQCDDDVNVQETEEQAHDNRVSHPLQLHDPTDTEKVIEDTEVGGTIRTADLLTSEVAGSWACSTAPSVHGDNESPSRDNNEGCGPLHDSNIVVAESQNTDDAAAKRNERQALRDMIGIVAPDLREKFGGSAYNCGEKQEKDGSSTDSDTQSCSNSGNEGRINAEGGAMSDEETQCCDHVEENEKQDDAMDEGDDEATQED, via the exons ATGTCAATGGCGGTGGAGAACGAGAAATCGGAATCCCCTATCACCAAAGCTTTGAAGCTTCTTCCTCCTCCTGCTGGTAACGAGAACTCACCGCAGAAGCAAGCGTCGAGCCCCACCGCAAGGGATCGCATTGTTTCCGTTGCTTCAAACATTGCATCTCAACCTCTTCACTTCTCTGATCCTCAAGTTTGGGGCGTCCTCACCGCTATCTCCAACAATGCCCGCAAAAGGCTCCAG GGAATTAATATTTTACTAACTGCCAATGAGCACTGCATCGGCCGATTGGTGGATGATGTGCGATTCCAGATTGATTCGAACAACATTAGTGCAAATCATTGCAGAATATACAGGATGTCGGTTACAAACGAAAATATGGTGGACACAACATCAATTTTCTTGAAAGATACAAG CACAAATGGAACTTACCTTAACTGGGAGAAGTTAAAAAAGAATGGTCCTGCTGTCAAAGTTTTCCATGGTGATATTATATCGTTTGCTGCTCCTCCTCAGCACG ATCTTACATTTTCTTTTGTATATCGAGAGGTGCTTTTGTCCTCCCCCATGCCAGATAATGCAGCTGCTAAGCGAAAAGCAG AGCGTTGTGCCTTTGAAAGCAAGAGATTGAAAGGCTTAGGCATTGGTGCCCCCGAAGGTCCCATTTCTCTTGATGATTTTCGAAGCCTTCAAAGATCAAACACA GAGCTGAGGAAGCAGTTGGAGAATCAGGTGGTATTAATTGATACTTTGCGTAATGACAACCGTGTTGCTGCTGATCGTCATGAAAGT GAATTACAATCAGCCAAGAAGTCTGTTGCAAAATGTTACCTTGATCAATTAAAAGAATTACAACAGAGTGTAGATCTAAAATACAAGGAACTAGGTGATGTTAATAGAGTAACTGCTGAACAGAAACATGCCATCGAAGACCTCAATGAAAGGCTGAGTGCTTCTATGCAGTCATGTGCTGAAGCAAATGCTATAATAAGTAG TCAGAAAGTAAATATAGCTGAACTCAAGGAACAATTAGATGACGAGCGGACTCAGCGAAAAGATGAGCGGGAAAAGGCCACAACTGATCTAAAGGCTGCTGTTTTTAGAGCCCAGTCTGAGGCTCAAGAGGAATTAAGACGACACACTGATGCTGCcttaagaagagaaagagaactaCATGAAACAATAAATAAGCTTCAG GAGTCAGAGAGAGAAAGGTGTTTGCTAGTTGAAACCTTGAGGTCCAAACTG GAGGATACTAGGCAAAAGATGGTTGTGTCTGATAATAAGGTTCGCCAGTTGGAAACTGAATTGCATGAGGAGAAGCTGACCACTGCAAATCAAACAAAG AAAATAGAAGAACTTGAAGAGGAAACAAGAAGATTAAGCAAAGACCTTGAGAGTGAAAAG GCAGCTCGAGAAGAAGCATGGGCTAAAGTTTCTATTCTTGAGCTTGAGATAAATGCCGCAATGCGGGATCTAGATTTTGAGAGGAGGAGGTTAAGAGGTGCCAGGGAAAGACTTATGCTTCG GGAAACACAACTAAGGGCATTTTATTCCACTACTGAGGAGATACAAGTACTCTTTGCTAAGCAACAGGAGCAATTAAAGGCTATGCAAAGAACTCTTGAAGACGAAGAGAATTACGAGAATACTTCTGTAGATATGGATGGAGTTATCGGTGGAACCCCTGGAAGAGAGGGAGAAGTTGCAGGATACCATAGCAAAAATACTGCAAAGGCAGGCTCAACTGCATCTACACAGAAGCGCAACAGAGATCAAGTAGAAACCTCAAGCAATGAAGCTAGTGTCACTGAGAAGCATGACTGTGAGGTAAGAAGTCAAGAATGCCATAATACACAAGAGTTCACCAGTGCAGATCATGACCATGATGTAAGAGGTGGCTTTGGTTCTGATATTGATGGTGCTGCAGCTATGATGGATGGAGTTGTTGGCGGTACTGGGTGTGTTCTGGGAACTGAAAGTCCTTCAAATTATGGCATAAAGCATGTTGATTTAAATAAATCTGGTCCTCTAGATGGGGACACTATGCAGTGTGATGATGATGTAAATGTACAAGAAACTGAGGAGCAAGCCCATGATAATCGTGTTTCGCATCCGTTGCAATTACATGATCCTACAGACACTGAAAAAGTTATTGAGGATACCGAAGTTGGAGGCACAATCAGAACAGCAGACCTTTTAACATCCGAAGTTGCTGGCAGCTGGGCTTGCAGTACAGCCCCTTCTGTGCATGGAGACAATGAATCTCCAAGCAGAGACAATAACGAAGGTTGTGGCCCATTGCATGATTCAAATATTGTGGTGGCTGAGAGTCAGAACACCGATGATGCTGCCGCTAAACGGAATGAGCGGCAAGCACTCCGGGATATGATTGGCATTGTTGCTCCTGATTTGAGGGAGAAGTTTGGAGGTTCTGCATATAATTGTGGTGAAAAGCAAGAGAAAGATGGCAGTTCAACTGACTCGGACACGCAGAGTTGTAGCAACAGTGGCAATGAAGGTAGAATCAATGCAGAGGGTGGAGCTATGTCTGATGAAGAAACTCAATGTTGTGACCAtgttgaagagaatgaaaagcaGGATGATGCCATGGATGAAGGTGATGATGAAGCTACTCAAGAAGATTGA
- the LOC107639774 gene encoding uncharacterized protein LOC107639774 isoform X3 yields the protein MSMAVENEKSESPITKALKLLPPPAGNENSPQKQASSPTARDRIVSVASNIASQPLHFSDPQVWGVLTAISNNARKRLQGINILLTANEHCIGRLVDDVRFQIDSNNISANHCRIYRMSVTNENMVDTTSIFLKDTSTNGTYLNWEKLKKNGPAVKVFHGDIISFAAPPQHDLTFSFVYREVLLSSPMPDNAAAKRKAERCAFESKRLKGLGIGAPEGPISLDDFRSLQRSNTELRKQLENQVVLIDTLRNDNRVAADRHESELQSAKKSVAKCYLDQLKELQQSVDLKYKELGDVNRVTAEQKHAIEDLNERLSASMQSCAEANAIISSQKVNIAELKEQLDDERTQRKDEREKATTDLKAAVFRAQSEAQEELRRHTDAALRRERELHETINKLQESERERCLLVETLRSKLMVVSDNKVRQLETELHEEKLTTANQTKKIEELEEETRRLSKDLESEKQAAREEAWAKVSILELEINAAMRDLDFERRRLRGARERLMLRETQLRAFYSTTEEIQVLFAKQQEQLKAMQRTLEDEENYENTSVDMDGVIGGTPGREGEVAGYHSKNTAKAGSTASTQKRNRDQVETSSNEASVTEKHDCEVRSQECHNTQEFTSADHDHDVRGGFGSDIDGAAAMMDGVVGGTGCVLGTESPSNYGIKHVDLNKSGPLDGDTMQCDDDVNVQETEEQAHDNRVSHPLQLHDPTDTEKVIEDTEVGGTIRTADLLTSEVAGSWACSTAPSVHGDNESPSRDNNEGCGPLHDSNIVVAESQNTDDAAAKRNERQALRDMIGIVAPDLREKFGGSAYNCGEKQEKDGSSTDSDTQSCSNSGNEGRINAEGGAMSDEETQCCDHVEENEKQDDAMDEGDDEATQED from the exons ATGTCAATGGCGGTGGAGAACGAGAAATCGGAATCCCCTATCACCAAAGCTTTGAAGCTTCTTCCTCCTCCTGCTGGTAACGAGAACTCACCGCAGAAGCAAGCGTCGAGCCCCACCGCAAGGGATCGCATTGTTTCCGTTGCTTCAAACATTGCATCTCAACCTCTTCACTTCTCTGATCCTCAAGTTTGGGGCGTCCTCACCGCTATCTCCAACAATGCCCGCAAAAGGCTCCAG GGAATTAATATTTTACTAACTGCCAATGAGCACTGCATCGGCCGATTGGTGGATGATGTGCGATTCCAGATTGATTCGAACAACATTAGTGCAAATCATTGCAGAATATACAGGATGTCGGTTACAAACGAAAATATGGTGGACACAACATCAATTTTCTTGAAAGATACAAG CACAAATGGAACTTACCTTAACTGGGAGAAGTTAAAAAAGAATGGTCCTGCTGTCAAAGTTTTCCATGGTGATATTATATCGTTTGCTGCTCCTCCTCAGCACG ATCTTACATTTTCTTTTGTATATCGAGAGGTGCTTTTGTCCTCCCCCATGCCAGATAATGCAGCTGCTAAGCGAAAAGCAG AGCGTTGTGCCTTTGAAAGCAAGAGATTGAAAGGCTTAGGCATTGGTGCCCCCGAAGGTCCCATTTCTCTTGATGATTTTCGAAGCCTTCAAAGATCAAACACA GAGCTGAGGAAGCAGTTGGAGAATCAGGTGGTATTAATTGATACTTTGCGTAATGACAACCGTGTTGCTGCTGATCGTCATGAAAGT GAATTACAATCAGCCAAGAAGTCTGTTGCAAAATGTTACCTTGATCAATTAAAAGAATTACAACAGAGTGTAGATCTAAAATACAAGGAACTAGGTGATGTTAATAGAGTAACTGCTGAACAGAAACATGCCATCGAAGACCTCAATGAAAGGCTGAGTGCTTCTATGCAGTCATGTGCTGAAGCAAATGCTATAATAAGTAG TCAGAAAGTAAATATAGCTGAACTCAAGGAACAATTAGATGACGAGCGGACTCAGCGAAAAGATGAGCGGGAAAAGGCCACAACTGATCTAAAGGCTGCTGTTTTTAGAGCCCAGTCTGAGGCTCAAGAGGAATTAAGACGACACACTGATGCTGCcttaagaagagaaagagaactaCATGAAACAATAAATAAGCTTCAG GAGTCAGAGAGAGAAAGGTGTTTGCTAGTTGAAACCTTGAGGTCCAAACTG ATGGTTGTGTCTGATAATAAGGTTCGCCAGTTGGAAACTGAATTGCATGAGGAGAAGCTGACCACTGCAAATCAAACAAAG AAAATAGAAGAACTTGAAGAGGAAACAAGAAGATTAAGCAAAGACCTTGAGAGTGAAAAG CAGGCAGCTCGAGAAGAAGCATGGGCTAAAGTTTCTATTCTTGAGCTTGAGATAAATGCCGCAATGCGGGATCTAGATTTTGAGAGGAGGAGGTTAAGAGGTGCCAGGGAAAGACTTATGCTTCG GGAAACACAACTAAGGGCATTTTATTCCACTACTGAGGAGATACAAGTACTCTTTGCTAAGCAACAGGAGCAATTAAAGGCTATGCAAAGAACTCTTGAAGACGAAGAGAATTACGAGAATACTTCTGTAGATATGGATGGAGTTATCGGTGGAACCCCTGGAAGAGAGGGAGAAGTTGCAGGATACCATAGCAAAAATACTGCAAAGGCAGGCTCAACTGCATCTACACAGAAGCGCAACAGAGATCAAGTAGAAACCTCAAGCAATGAAGCTAGTGTCACTGAGAAGCATGACTGTGAGGTAAGAAGTCAAGAATGCCATAATACACAAGAGTTCACCAGTGCAGATCATGACCATGATGTAAGAGGTGGCTTTGGTTCTGATATTGATGGTGCTGCAGCTATGATGGATGGAGTTGTTGGCGGTACTGGGTGTGTTCTGGGAACTGAAAGTCCTTCAAATTATGGCATAAAGCATGTTGATTTAAATAAATCTGGTCCTCTAGATGGGGACACTATGCAGTGTGATGATGATGTAAATGTACAAGAAACTGAGGAGCAAGCCCATGATAATCGTGTTTCGCATCCGTTGCAATTACATGATCCTACAGACACTGAAAAAGTTATTGAGGATACCGAAGTTGGAGGCACAATCAGAACAGCAGACCTTTTAACATCCGAAGTTGCTGGCAGCTGGGCTTGCAGTACAGCCCCTTCTGTGCATGGAGACAATGAATCTCCAAGCAGAGACAATAACGAAGGTTGTGGCCCATTGCATGATTCAAATATTGTGGTGGCTGAGAGTCAGAACACCGATGATGCTGCCGCTAAACGGAATGAGCGGCAAGCACTCCGGGATATGATTGGCATTGTTGCTCCTGATTTGAGGGAGAAGTTTGGAGGTTCTGCATATAATTGTGGTGAAAAGCAAGAGAAAGATGGCAGTTCAACTGACTCGGACACGCAGAGTTGTAGCAACAGTGGCAATGAAGGTAGAATCAATGCAGAGGGTGGAGCTATGTCTGATGAAGAAACTCAATGTTGTGACCAtgttgaagagaatgaaaagcaGGATGATGCCATGGATGAAGGTGATGATGAAGCTACTCAAGAAGATTGA
- the LOC107639774 gene encoding uncharacterized protein LOC107639774 isoform X1 gives MSMAVENEKSESPITKALKLLPPPAGNENSPQKQASSPTARDRIVSVASNIASQPLHFSDPQVWGVLTAISNNARKRLQGINILLTANEHCIGRLVDDVRFQIDSNNISANHCRIYRMSVTNENMVDTTSIFLKDTSTNGTYLNWEKLKKNGPAVKVFHGDIISFAAPPQHDLTFSFVYREVLLSSPMPDNAAAKRKAERCAFESKRLKGLGIGAPEGPISLDDFRSLQRSNTELRKQLENQVVLIDTLRNDNRVAADRHESELQSAKKSVAKCYLDQLKELQQSVDLKYKELGDVNRVTAEQKHAIEDLNERLSASMQSCAEANAIISSQKVNIAELKEQLDDERTQRKDEREKATTDLKAAVFRAQSEAQEELRRHTDAALRRERELHETINKLQESERERCLLVETLRSKLEDTRQKMVVSDNKVRQLETELHEEKLTTANQTKKIEELEEETRRLSKDLESEKQAAREEAWAKVSILELEINAAMRDLDFERRRLRGARERLMLRETQLRAFYSTTEEIQVLFAKQQEQLKAMQRTLEDEENYENTSVDMDGVIGGTPGREGEVAGYHSKNTAKAGSTASTQKRNRDQVETSSNEASVTEKHDCEVRSQECHNTQEFTSADHDHDVRGGFGSDIDGAAAMMDGVVGGTGCVLGTESPSNYGIKHVDLNKSGPLDGDTMQCDDDVNVQETEEQAHDNRVSHPLQLHDPTDTEKVIEDTEVGGTIRTADLLTSEVAGSWACSTAPSVHGDNESPSRDNNEGCGPLHDSNIVVAESQNTDDAAAKRNERQALRDMIGIVAPDLREKFGGSAYNCGEKQEKDGSSTDSDTQSCSNSGNEGRINAEGGAMSDEETQCCDHVEENEKQDDAMDEGDDEATQED, from the exons ATGTCAATGGCGGTGGAGAACGAGAAATCGGAATCCCCTATCACCAAAGCTTTGAAGCTTCTTCCTCCTCCTGCTGGTAACGAGAACTCACCGCAGAAGCAAGCGTCGAGCCCCACCGCAAGGGATCGCATTGTTTCCGTTGCTTCAAACATTGCATCTCAACCTCTTCACTTCTCTGATCCTCAAGTTTGGGGCGTCCTCACCGCTATCTCCAACAATGCCCGCAAAAGGCTCCAG GGAATTAATATTTTACTAACTGCCAATGAGCACTGCATCGGCCGATTGGTGGATGATGTGCGATTCCAGATTGATTCGAACAACATTAGTGCAAATCATTGCAGAATATACAGGATGTCGGTTACAAACGAAAATATGGTGGACACAACATCAATTTTCTTGAAAGATACAAG CACAAATGGAACTTACCTTAACTGGGAGAAGTTAAAAAAGAATGGTCCTGCTGTCAAAGTTTTCCATGGTGATATTATATCGTTTGCTGCTCCTCCTCAGCACG ATCTTACATTTTCTTTTGTATATCGAGAGGTGCTTTTGTCCTCCCCCATGCCAGATAATGCAGCTGCTAAGCGAAAAGCAG AGCGTTGTGCCTTTGAAAGCAAGAGATTGAAAGGCTTAGGCATTGGTGCCCCCGAAGGTCCCATTTCTCTTGATGATTTTCGAAGCCTTCAAAGATCAAACACA GAGCTGAGGAAGCAGTTGGAGAATCAGGTGGTATTAATTGATACTTTGCGTAATGACAACCGTGTTGCTGCTGATCGTCATGAAAGT GAATTACAATCAGCCAAGAAGTCTGTTGCAAAATGTTACCTTGATCAATTAAAAGAATTACAACAGAGTGTAGATCTAAAATACAAGGAACTAGGTGATGTTAATAGAGTAACTGCTGAACAGAAACATGCCATCGAAGACCTCAATGAAAGGCTGAGTGCTTCTATGCAGTCATGTGCTGAAGCAAATGCTATAATAAGTAG TCAGAAAGTAAATATAGCTGAACTCAAGGAACAATTAGATGACGAGCGGACTCAGCGAAAAGATGAGCGGGAAAAGGCCACAACTGATCTAAAGGCTGCTGTTTTTAGAGCCCAGTCTGAGGCTCAAGAGGAATTAAGACGACACACTGATGCTGCcttaagaagagaaagagaactaCATGAAACAATAAATAAGCTTCAG GAGTCAGAGAGAGAAAGGTGTTTGCTAGTTGAAACCTTGAGGTCCAAACTG GAGGATACTAGGCAAAAGATGGTTGTGTCTGATAATAAGGTTCGCCAGTTGGAAACTGAATTGCATGAGGAGAAGCTGACCACTGCAAATCAAACAAAG AAAATAGAAGAACTTGAAGAGGAAACAAGAAGATTAAGCAAAGACCTTGAGAGTGAAAAG CAGGCAGCTCGAGAAGAAGCATGGGCTAAAGTTTCTATTCTTGAGCTTGAGATAAATGCCGCAATGCGGGATCTAGATTTTGAGAGGAGGAGGTTAAGAGGTGCCAGGGAAAGACTTATGCTTCG GGAAACACAACTAAGGGCATTTTATTCCACTACTGAGGAGATACAAGTACTCTTTGCTAAGCAACAGGAGCAATTAAAGGCTATGCAAAGAACTCTTGAAGACGAAGAGAATTACGAGAATACTTCTGTAGATATGGATGGAGTTATCGGTGGAACCCCTGGAAGAGAGGGAGAAGTTGCAGGATACCATAGCAAAAATACTGCAAAGGCAGGCTCAACTGCATCTACACAGAAGCGCAACAGAGATCAAGTAGAAACCTCAAGCAATGAAGCTAGTGTCACTGAGAAGCATGACTGTGAGGTAAGAAGTCAAGAATGCCATAATACACAAGAGTTCACCAGTGCAGATCATGACCATGATGTAAGAGGTGGCTTTGGTTCTGATATTGATGGTGCTGCAGCTATGATGGATGGAGTTGTTGGCGGTACTGGGTGTGTTCTGGGAACTGAAAGTCCTTCAAATTATGGCATAAAGCATGTTGATTTAAATAAATCTGGTCCTCTAGATGGGGACACTATGCAGTGTGATGATGATGTAAATGTACAAGAAACTGAGGAGCAAGCCCATGATAATCGTGTTTCGCATCCGTTGCAATTACATGATCCTACAGACACTGAAAAAGTTATTGAGGATACCGAAGTTGGAGGCACAATCAGAACAGCAGACCTTTTAACATCCGAAGTTGCTGGCAGCTGGGCTTGCAGTACAGCCCCTTCTGTGCATGGAGACAATGAATCTCCAAGCAGAGACAATAACGAAGGTTGTGGCCCATTGCATGATTCAAATATTGTGGTGGCTGAGAGTCAGAACACCGATGATGCTGCCGCTAAACGGAATGAGCGGCAAGCACTCCGGGATATGATTGGCATTGTTGCTCCTGATTTGAGGGAGAAGTTTGGAGGTTCTGCATATAATTGTGGTGAAAAGCAAGAGAAAGATGGCAGTTCAACTGACTCGGACACGCAGAGTTGTAGCAACAGTGGCAATGAAGGTAGAATCAATGCAGAGGGTGGAGCTATGTCTGATGAAGAAACTCAATGTTGTGACCAtgttgaagagaatgaaaagcaGGATGATGCCATGGATGAAGGTGATGATGAAGCTACTCAAGAAGATTGA